Part of the Athalia rosae chromosome 2, iyAthRosa1.1, whole genome shotgun sequence genome, CCACGTTCTATCAACGGCAGCTGGTGGCGCTGGTAATGCAGAGACAAAAGCTGCAGAAATGGATTCCCCATCCTCTATTTCAGAAACCTTTGTCAATGGAGCCTACAGGATTCACGATGTCATGGCCTTCAAGTCCAGCCAAGCGCTGTATCCTTTGTTGAAACCGTTCATCGACATACCTAGGAAGGGTACGAGGTCGAAGTTGTGATGTTAttgcataattattataaaaattcaccgaggCTAATGGCCAGATATTTGGCAGATCCTCCTCGGCATAGCAGACCATTACGATTCTTGCGAGGGTAGCATGTCATCAGCGTGATTATGTATATGGATACAAGTTATAgcgaattacaaaaaaaaactgtttgaCATCACTTGATTTCCAATCATTGCTTCTTTTTCGCCGGCCTCTCATGAAACTTATTTCTCCGGTGCTTCAGTTTGCAACGTTTGCAGCGTTAACTAAAGATCGTTTGcagcgttgactgatgataactatcttcagtcaacgtttgCCGTACGTGGGAGGAGTTGCACTTGATCGGGCGGAACGCAATATTCAATTAATCCGATCAAGAAAAGAAAGACTGCCATCACCCGAGACAAAAAAGGCGAgttgtttaaaaaatcttcaacgcCGGTTAATTAATGCTAGGTCTTattctacatatgtataagaacTATCAGAGCGAAAATATAGGCAATATAGGTATCTATAACATGGGTGatcaaaatttggaaattgcGTTTATGATGAGCGCACATTAAGTTGCCGCTGGTCAGGCGTACGGAGTGGCCAGCTTCCACATATTCCTCTATACAAGcatagttcaatatatctatgatacaaGTATACCTAGATTATCCTAGATCAAGCGAAAAATGTTATCAGACAATCCGAAACGCGCACACATTCGCATGCGGATACATACAATCCACGCTCCTTTACACTATTGTTTATACACATCTGTTCACTGCAAATTATTATGTAAACAATATGTGGCTATGTGGCGTGATTCTGACGATTGCTGACGACCGGCTAGCCGATGAGCGTAAATATTACCGTAAGACACGGAAGCTAACACACTACGCACAAAAATTAGCTGTtttcgctccgaaaaacgtccgcATTTGAAGCCTTATAACTGCTTGAGAAATTGAGGTAGCAAGTTGCAAAACATGCGTTTTGAAgcttgaagcttcacctttcagatacTTTCAgtcgatttgaattgcgtTTCTTTGTTTACTAGTTACACTCTCCTGAATCAACTCATGTCGAAAACGCGAAATAAACTTTTGACTTGAACGCACATTCATACGTATTCAAAATATCTGGGTATGCACCTCGACATACGATGGTTGAAAACGGCTGAGTCAAGCAGGTAGTTTAGATCTCGATTATTATTGtagattttattattcgatatTTACATCGTAAGTTTTTTTCGCAATAGCATCGTTGGACGAAGGTCGGTGGGGTTCTTTAGAACgtgcattttttcatcgtgagTCCGATAGTTttcgcattttattttaactCAGTCATCCTGAACGCTTGCCTCGTCCAACAAGCTGTTGAAGCCTCGTCGCTGGCTTGGGTCTCTGCATAGGCCCTCCTCAGGGTTGCACGTCAGTCCGTACCCACAAGGGCAAAAGCCGATGTGAACTTCGACAAGTTGGACTTGTGAGCCATCTGGATACACCAAGGTCGTGTTCGAGGTCATCGGTCCACGGGGCCGACAGACACCACCCTGGTCTTGCATCGGCTTGCACTGGGGGATGCTAAATCTGTTTTGTCCTGCAGACGTGAAATAATATCAGCACGATATTGTCGGTACTGGATATATgtgacgtacgtatatacgtaccaaTTGAACAACAATTCCCCGGCAAACATTCGGAGTTACTTTGGCACTGAATGTAAGGTGGTCTCATTGTCACTCTGGCACTGGTGTATTCAACCTGACAGATCCCGACGATCACGACAATCGCGGCAAAGGTCAACGATTGGGTCATTTTATACTCTCGTACGATTTACCAGTTATTTATCATCAAACCGATGCGTTAAAACACAATGTCACGGTAtctgaaatatatttaaatatttggaACTTGACGCTGCAAGGGTGCCGATCGAACTATAGTGGCGATTACCTGATACGGAAACAACTAAATTACAGATCATAgctaataattattcacactGCATGTATAGAAATGCACACACGTGCGCAAAAATACATAATACTAGGTGCTTATTAATGCTCGAGCAATTCTTATATTGTTTCGCACATTGCGATTACGAATATCCAGAAATATCGCACGGCTAGATACCTATACCTTAGATCGTTCTTGAGCGCAGTTTATACGTTTAATGGTTCATTCTGATTCCTACTCTTTCACCTCCGAATTATTGTATGAGTCTAGCATAACCGTATGTGTGTAAGACGCATGCTGTGCCCTGGGGATGTATCGGACTCTCGTTTTGCAATTCACGATTACTGCGGGATGGATCTTCGAATAGCTTGTGTTTGTGGAAAAGTTTAAAAACAAAGTTATCTCGTGTTATAACCGGAGCGAACGATGATTAATCCCCGAAGGTCGTGGATCATCATCACGCAAGTCTGGATATGTGCGGTATACACGATATGCGTGTtaataactatacatgatAGAATACATAAGTACTAATACTATGTATACGTCAGTAATAATTTGATGGAAT contains:
- the LOC105689106 gene encoding astakine-like — its product is MTQSLTFAAIVVIVGICQVEYTSARVTMRPPYIQCQSNSECLPGNCCSIGQNRFSIPQCKPMQDQGGVCRPRGPMTSNTTLVYPDGSQVQLVEVHIGFCPCGYGLTCNPEEGLCRDPSQRRGFNSLLDEASVQDD